Proteins encoded within one genomic window of Dehalococcoidia bacterium:
- a CDS encoding SDR family oxidoreductase yields the protein MSGQLAGKIGLVTGAGSGIGKATAVAFAREGAKVVLADIEVKGGEETVRLIKKGGGEAIFVKIDVSQEADAQTLVRKAVEQYGRLDCAVNNAGITGERSPTADCTKQNWDRVIGVNLTGVFLGMKYQIPQMLKQGGGSIVNTSSTMGVVATPFNVAYVASKHGVVGLTKSTALAYVKSNIRVNAVCPGNTMTPIFESTKRDAPEIFQKAVVEATPIGRLAEPEEIANAIVWLSSDAASYCTGHALVVDGCYSAQ from the coding sequence ATGTCAGGACAACTTGCCGGGAAGATAGGGCTAGTTACCGGAGCCGGATCGGGGATCGGCAAGGCAACGGCAGTGGCTTTTGCCAGAGAAGGGGCAAAGGTGGTATTGGCGGATATCGAGGTAAAGGGGGGCGAGGAGACGGTTCGCCTGATCAAGAAAGGCGGGGGCGAGGCGATATTTGTCAAGATAGATGTCTCTCAGGAAGCAGACGCTCAAACACTAGTCCGGAAAGCGGTGGAGCAATATGGCCGATTGGATTGTGCGGTGAACAATGCCGGCATTACGGGCGAGAGATCTCCCACGGCGGACTGCACTAAGCAGAACTGGGATCGGGTGATCGGCGTCAACCTGACGGGTGTATTTTTGGGGATGAAGTACCAGATTCCGCAGATGCTCAAGCAAGGAGGCGGGTCTATCGTTAATACTTCATCCACCATGGGGGTGGTAGCTACCCCCTTTAATGTGGCTTATGTGGCCAGCAAGCATGGTGTGGTAGGGTTGACCAAATCGACGGCGCTGGCATATGTCAAAAGCAACATTCGGGTGAATGCCGTCTGTCCGGGGAACACGATGACGCCTATTTTTGAGTCCACCAAGCGGGACGCGCCGGAGATCTTTCAGAAGGCGGTAGTAGAAGCGACGCCGATTGGGAGACTAGCCGAACCGGAGGAGATCGCCAATGCCATCGTGTGGCTCTCGTCTGATGCGGCCTCCTATTGCACCGGACACGCGCTGGTG
- a CDS encoding 2-hydroxyacyl-CoA dehydratase family protein has protein sequence CDVGYKWFQAQRRYEDVPIHVIDVVIPPMAANLEAVLPSYVAYQTEGLRALIAFVETVTGRKMDCDRLSGIVDMAHESMKYWHETQKLRSAVPCPMPTEDHLVCFTPAYFMMGEPETLQFYKDLYAEVKGRVDSKMGVIKDEKFRLLWAGGLPPWHNLGIFNYFEDLGAVFVAETCYPSWDPYPDAPRDDIVEWIARSGLHKFTQYLTPYLAPSKHHRDVQSASAEALRNAWISGIQYPLQRILDMIEKYQVDGLVMHGAMSCRATTTGQRTARNMLLEHVNVPALFIESDIIDERNFFETGIRSQIDSFIENLANVKANRREI, from the coding sequence CCTGCGATGTCGGCTACAAATGGTTCCAAGCCCAGAGACGCTACGAAGACGTGCCTATCCATGTGATCGACGTGGTGATACCACCGATGGCCGCTAACCTAGAAGCTGTGCTCCCCTCTTATGTGGCTTACCAAACTGAGGGACTTCGGGCCCTTATCGCTTTTGTTGAAACAGTCACCGGGCGCAAGATGGATTGCGACAGGCTATCCGGCATTGTGGATATGGCCCATGAGTCCATGAAGTACTGGCACGAAACCCAGAAACTTAGGAGCGCCGTGCCATGCCCTATGCCGACGGAAGATCACCTGGTTTGTTTCACCCCGGCCTACTTCATGATGGGTGAACCGGAGACGCTACAATTCTACAAAGACCTCTATGCGGAGGTCAAAGGCCGGGTGGATAGCAAAATGGGCGTGATCAAGGATGAGAAATTCCGACTGCTCTGGGCAGGAGGATTGCCGCCCTGGCACAATCTGGGCATCTTCAACTACTTCGAAGACCTCGGCGCCGTATTTGTGGCTGAGACTTGCTACCCAAGCTGGGATCCTTATCCCGATGCACCCCGAGACGACATTGTGGAATGGATAGCCCGGAGCGGTTTGCATAAATTTACACAGTATTTGACACCCTACTTGGCACCATCGAAACATCACCGCGATGTGCAATCAGCTTCCGCGGAAGCCTTACGAAATGCGTGGATCAGCGGTATCCAGTATCCGCTGCAGCGGATACTGGACATGATCGAAAAGTACCAGGTGGATGGCCTGGTAATGCACGGCGCCATGTCGTGTCGGGCCACTACCACAGGGCAGCGCACCGCCAGAAATATGCTGCTAGAACACGTCAATGTACCCGCCCTTTTCATCGAGAGCGATATCATTGACGAGCGCAACTTCTTCGAGACCGGCATTAGGTCGCAGATAGACTCATTCATCGAAAACCTCGCCAACGTAAAGGCGAACAGACGGGAAATTTGA